The sequence below is a genomic window from Prochlorococcus marinus CUG1438.
AGTATTAAAGTTTCAAAATAAAAATCAATCTTCCGATTTAAGTTATTTCGATCAATTATCTTTTCAGATAATTCACTCATAGAAGACAAAGAAATATAATTAACACCACAACAAAATTCATTTTTTTTTATTAATTCTGAATTAGAAAACTCACCTAAAGAAAATAATTCTGAATCATCAATTTTAATTAATTTATTTTCCAATAATTCATTAATAAAACTTTTTAATAAAATATTATTCTTGCTATTAACTATATTTAAATTAGGAGAACCGTGGTTTAGTTTCCATCCTTCAAATTTTTTACTTTTTCTTGTGCTTGACCTCCCTCCAAGTCCACGCCCAACTTCAATTAATGCTACTTTTTTTAAAATATTATTTTCAAGATATTTTGAAGCAAAAACACATGCAGAAATTCCTCCACCAATTATCAATAAGTCATATTTTAAAGCACTTTTCATAACTCTGAAATTAATGGGAATTATCTTACATTTTCTAAAAAACTATAAACTGAGTTAAGTTTTTCAGAGGATGTAAAATCAGTTTCAATAACAGGAGTGATATTGTTATTTTTATAGAAACAAACTAAATCTCTTGTGAAATCATAAAAATCTCCTAGAGAAGATAAACACTTTTCTGAGATATGAACCCCTTTCCAAGGACGAAATTTAAACCTAGCAATAAATTGTTTTGAAGGGATTAATAAACTTCCAAATAGATTTAATTTTTGAAATTTTGGTGTGTTCTTAAGATAATTCAATTCACTATTAAGCACATTAATATCTGTTCCATATTGAAACCAAATTGAATTTACTAATCCTGAAGAAAATTTTCTATCAAATCTATCTCTTTCTGAAAATACATCATAGTATTTTTTTAGGTAGGGATTATAGGCTACACCTAATTTAACTTTTATATCTTTTTCTCTTTTTATATAACTTAAAACATTAATTGTATCAAAGTTTTTTTTCTTATTTGATCCTGATACAAGAAGAATATCATAATTTCTATTTGAATAAGAATTTTTTAAAAAATCTAAAAATTCTTTATATGATTTTTCTGTGTTTTTAGAGTATTGATGATAAAGACTATAATGATAAGTTACATTCAATTCTTGGAAGTTCTTTGATATATATTTGATAGTCGAGTTAAACAAATCCTTTTTAATAGGATCCTTGCAGGGAATATTAATGTTTCTTATTTTATTAAATTTGCAAAAATTTAGCTTATTTTCTAACTGAGAAATATTTTTAAATGTCAATTCAAATCTTAAATTATTAATCATCAATTATGGTGTAAATGCGTTACGTAAATATTAACGAAAACATGCATCAGCTACGATACGTATTTTTGAGGGCATACTTTCATTCTTACTCTTAATAAAATAGCTAGGAGAAATCTCTAATAAGGCTTTTATAGAAATTTTATCTTCTACTGATTTTCCAAGAACCTCATTGAAACATCTCCAGTTCTTTAAAGTTAATATTCCAGGCCAAGATAAATAAAGACCTGCAAAAATCCCTGAAAATAGAAACAAAAAATATTTCATATTAAAAAATAATATGCTCAAATAATATAATTAAAACGCAAATCAACAAGTTAAAAAGGAAATATTTAATTAATTTCTACGTTTTTATCAAATCACATAACCATAAAATGTTTTGATGAACTCGAGAGGTTAGAATGTTTAAAAAGTATTTTAAAGAATATGGCAAGCCAAGATTATCTAATTGCAATAGCATTAATAGAGCAAAACCTAATAAGAGCAATGCCACTTGGAGGAAAAGAAATTAAAGATAATTTAGAGGAGCCAGAAAATTTCAAGAAACTTGGAGGGGAGGTAATTCTAAATCTTCTTCTTAGAGTTTTTCAAAGGAGTGATGAGGGAGCTTTGAAAAGAGCCTCTGAAGATAGAGGCTTACTTTTGGTGCATATGCATCCTAAAAGAATGCAGAAAGAACTTCCATTTATTAAATCTGAATGGATAAGAGACGGGGACACACAACAATTTTTAAAATACCTTGGGAATCTATCTAAAGAAGTATGGACAGCATCATTTGTAAAGTACAAAGGAATTGAATTTACATCCATCTCAAAAAATGAAGAGATCTAAAAAATATTTATAAATATTATTTCTTTTAAAGGATTACTTTCTTTAAAGTATTTTTTTCTTTAAAAACTCTATAACATTTTTTACCATTACCGAAATCTATTGAGAAATATTCAACATTATTTTTGATATGTAGGGCACAATTGCCCTCAATACAAATACAGGATTTAATAATTTCACTATTAATAACCTTATTAACATAAGGTTCCCTTTCTATTTCTTCATCGAAATGTGGACAAGCTATACCATCAACAATTCCCAAGCAGTCTATAATCGCCAATTTTTTTGCAAAAGAATCAGTTATTCCTTTATCAAACCAACAAATAGCTCCAGCACTTACACCACTCAATACAATTCCTTTTTCATAAGCACTTTGTAAGATTTCGGGTAAATTCCATTCTTTCCAAACTGCTAACATACTTTTTGTATTTCCTCCTCCAACATAAATAATATCCTGAGTTAAAACTTTCTCTTTTAAGTTCTCTGTTCTAGAGAAAAAATCAATATGGCTGGGTATACAGTTAAGCTTAGAAAATGCTCTGTAAAAATTTAGTTTATATAAATCACTGTCGCCAGAAGCTGTCGGGATAAAGCAAATTTTTGGTCTTTTTTTACTAATTAAAGAAATTATATATTTTTCAATTTCAAGTGTTCCTAAAGAACGGCCGAACCCACCTCCCCCAATTGCGATTATATTTTTACTAACCATATTAAACAAATGAATTGTTTATGAATTTAAGACAAATTACCATTAAAGATCAACTTGAATTAAAAAAGGTTTATTTTGATTCAATTCAATCAATAGATGAAAAAATATATAGTAAAGAACAAAAAAGGGCTTGGTCAAGCCAAGCCTGGGACAATCCAATATTTGAGAAGTCAGTCAATCATGGAAAAGGATGGCTTTTAAGCGAAGAGGGAATAATTATTGCTTTTGCCACTAGATACCCCAAAAATAGAATTGCTTTATTTTACTGTAAAGGTAAATTCCAGAGAAAAGGTTGCGGTTCTATGTTACTTAATAAAATTGAAGATGATGCGAAAAGAGAGGGTTTAAATTTGCTTTCAACTGAAGCTAGCTTGATAAGCTATAAATTATTTCTTAAAAATGACTGGGAAATAATTCGTAAAGAAAAAGTAACTATAAATAATAATCTTTTTGAAAGATATAAAATGACTAAAATTATAAATCAAATAAATGTTTAAAAAGAATAAGGGGATAATTCTGATTAAAAGGATGCTAATTTGGTCTTTATATTTTTTTTCAGGATTTATATTGTATTCAAACAAAGGTAGTTTGCATCCTTTTTTAATTTCTTTTTCAAAAATTGTTTATCCATTATCTATTTTTTGGGTACAAATAAGAATTAAGAAAAGAACAAAATTAATGCCTATCGATTCTAAAATGACAACTTCCCAATTATGGTTTAATTTATTACCAGTTTTTGCCTCCTTCTTAACAGTAATTTTTTCTATAACAAATGCGTTATTTTATATTTTTGAAAAATTAATTAACTTTTAACTTTAATAAATAACCATTACTTGATTAAATCAGCCATTCTTCTTATAAAAAAATGTAAAGAAATTTGCCTTTTATTTGTATTTGATTAAATTTTAAATAGAGATAAATATATTAATGAAAGATTTTTCATTAAGAGGAAATATTAATTTTGAAAATGAAAAAACGGAAATAGAAGATTATGAATTATTCTCTTTAAAAATCACTGATAGTCTATATAAGAAAGATATTGGTAAATTTCTAGAGATAATCTCCTCGCATTTTATTTAAAAAATATGTCATTTCTGATCTTCAAATTAAAACAGTCTTATAAATAAACAAGTTTTTGAAGGATAATAAGCTAAATATAAATAAATCTTATGCAATTATTTCTTGCTGACTGTCAATTTCCAGATATTGAAAATCAAGTAAAAGCTTATCAGTTATTTGTGGAATCCTGGGAAAATGGTGAAATGGCGAAATCAGATAAAACAGACAAATTTGAAATGTTATTTAGAGTGCATGCTCCAGGAGAAGGGAGAGTAGTTTGTTTATGTAAGGCATATAGTGATAAAGAAATATTTGAGCATTTTGCTCCATGGCGAGCCAAATTCGGCATTCACATGGAATTTACTCCTGTAATAAGTTGTCAAAATGTTGTTGATTACCATAAAGAGTTGTTCAAAAACTTAGGGTAATTAACTTAAATCTTAATTTTATCGTGATTAAACCTTTTCCTAATCTTATTAATAAAAAAAAAGATAGAAATGTATCTTCTTCAAAAAGTAAACCTAAGCGAGAAGAAAACGTCAGATCTACACCACTAATAATATTTGGTTTTATCATCTCATTAAGTTCCATATTTTTGCTTTTATTTACAATAAATAATAAATTTGGATAATTTATGAGTAATTAGAACTATTACTTTGAATCAGATATGTTCTAATATGAATAAAAAATAATAAACAATATGGCATTTAAAGAAGGGGGTATGGCATCAGGTCTCCTCATTATTGCAGTTTCAATAGTTTTTGCTGCTGGTTTTGGATTTTTAGTATTGCATTTTGTCCCAGGGACGCCATTTTAGATAATCCAATTAGACTAAATTCACTAAAGTCAACTAAACACTGACAGTTTCTAAATCCTGAATTTGATTGTCATCAGAGTTAGATTTCTTCTTTAATCTATAAGCATAAACTAAGGATCCTAAAGCTAAAGAACTAGAGGCTAATATTCCAGTTATGAGTATTAAAGCGAAAAGTCCTCCTATTAATCCTCCTTTCAATCGAAGCAAGCTTGATTTAATTAGAAGAATTAATAGTAAAGCAATAGTGGCTTTTAGAGAAGAAATTTTCAAAAAAGTAAGTGGATAAAAAGGATTTAACAACATTTTTATATCAGAAATAAATTTAGCTTATTCTAAAAATAAATTATAAAAATCGCATAAAAAAAAGACTCAAATGAGTCTTTTAAAATCTATCTTAAAGATGATGATTTATTGATCAGGGTCTAATTTGCTATAGTTTGGTCCAACAATAATCCAAAGTAGGGCAAAAAGAACCATAGAACCAATTCCTACGTAGGCTGCAGAAGGGACAAAACCACCTATTGCAAAGGAAGCTAATAAATTCATGATTTTAAAAACATAATATCTTCGAGTTAGCATACAGATTTTTATGAAAAATATACCTATATTGAGACATTTCTTCGTAATTATTAGAATCGTTTAACTATCCGTTTATAAAAAATCCACAAAATTTTTATTAATTGTTTTATTATCGAGGCATTACTATTTTGTTTGCGCACTGTAAGACCATCAAAACTGTTTCATTCTAATGACTTCCAACTATACGTTTATTTATGATGGAGAATGCCCATTCTGCAATCATTTTGCAGAGCTACTTGAGATCAAAAGCCAGATAAATAATATTAAAATTCTTGATGGTCGTAAAAATTTAACTCTAATTAAATCCCTCCTAGAGAAAGGTTATGACTTGGATAAAGGAGCTATACTCCTTAAAGATGAAGATATCTTTCATGGGGCAGATGCTATTAATACTATTTGCAAAAAGATAAATAATCCCTCAAGTAGTTTACTTTTGTTACTTTCTAGAGTGTTTAAATCAAATAAACGAACAAATTTGATATTTCCTTTACTAGTCAGAGCCAGAAGATTCGTATTGATATCAAAAGGTATATCAATATCCCTAGTTTAAAAATAAAAACTTTCTAAATATTAAATAACATATTTATAAGCTTCTGTATCAATAAATGATAATTAATTATTTCTTAGCTAGAACTAGGTGGTAACAACAAGTATTAAATGATAGAAAACTTCAATCCCTTTATTTCATTGGGCGGTGATAACCAAAAAGTTAATCATATGGCTGAAGCGGCACTTGAAATGAATTTAACTTGCAATGATTTAAAGAAGGATTTAAATTTAACCGATGGAGATGTAGTAGATATGTTACAACTAGTCATGGATAGGTTTAAAAATAATAATTAAGTTTTTATTTTTTATCTACAAATCGCTATATATCTAATATTTATTAATGAAAACAGTACAAATTGAGTTTTCGAAATATGAATCAGTTAACTTTTTATGGTCTGAATTAATAGAAGATTACGGATTTGACAAAGCCAGAAAAATAGTTTCTCAAGCTATTGACTTGCAAAAAATGAATGGAACTAAAAATAATACAATGCCAATAATATTTTCAGGAACAGGAGGATTGGCTCTAATCCCAATACAGATGCTAGAAAAAGAAGACTTTAAAATTAGTTGTAAAGATAACCAAGTTTTAATATTTAATCTCAAAAGAAAGTCATTTCAAATTTTAAATGAAGCAAATTAATCTAAATTAGTTATTTCTCGATAAAGCCAAAATTACTTTATAGTCTACTAAAACAATTTAATGATAATGACTTTTGAAGCGACCTACCTAGGTTCAAATGGTTGGCTTATAAAATTTAGAAAAACCAATTTAATTATTGATCCTTGGCTCAAAGGAGATTTAATATTTCCACCAGGTGAGTGGTTTTTTAAAGGATCATTAGAAGAAGAAATTTCAATAGATAAAAAAATAGATATTATTTTGTTAACCCAAGGATTACCTGACCACTGTCATGTTCCAACATTAGAAATGTTCAGAAAAGATATTCCTATAATTTGCCCTAAAAGTGCTATCAAAACATTAGAAAAAATTGGGTTTAGTTCAATTAAAGTGCTTAGGCCAACTGAAAAGTTAAATCATTTTAATTTAAGTTTTGAAGCCACTGCTGGGGCTCCGGTACCACAAATAGAAAATGGTTACATTGTTAAAGACGATCAAGATAATGGGTTTTATATAGAACCACATGGATATCTTGATGAAAATTTAAACAAGCAAAGTCTTGATGCAGTCATCACTCCTACAAAAAATTTAGAATTACCCCTAGTTGGTTCTTTCGTAAAAGGTGCTGATGTGATCCCTAAATTGATTAATAAATTCAATCCAAAATATATACTTTCAAGTACAATTGGCGGAGATGCAAAATATTCAGGTTTTTTAAATAATTTTATTTCAGTTCAGGATTATCAAGAGGAATTAAATTGTAATCTTGTAGATCTAAAGAGTATGCAATCTATTATGATTTAAATCAATACCCAAAAAGATCTTTAGTTAATTCATTTAGCTTGACAATAAATCTACTTTAAAAGGAGCTCAAAAATTTATTCATTTTTTATTAACTCAGTACTTTTATTAGCTTTGAATAGTAGCTATATATGTGAAAATACAAAGCTTGATCTTGTGATGAGAAATAATTTTAATGGTGACTTTTCCATAGTAGAAAAGATATCCGAGTTAAAGCCTGGAGCATTTATAAATATTAATTGGAATAAAAAAAAGCTTATGCTTCCATACTCTCTAAGGAAAGATTACATTTCATTTACAGATAAGAAATGGGACTGGAGATACCAATTCAATGAGGACGGATCGCCAAATATTAAAAATCCTTCCTTATACGAGCTACTTCCTTCTGGGGAAATTAAAACACATTTTTGTGAAACAGTAGATAATAGGTCAAACTTATAATTACAAGACAACCACCCTAGATTATTCATTCAATATTTAAAATCTTTATTAAAGATGGACAGCCAAAAAAACCAAAAAGGTATTCCAAGATATGTAAAGCTTGAAGATTACAAAGTTTTTGATTACGAAATTCCGGAAATTTTTTTGGACTTCGTAATTAAGAAAACTTTTGTTAAAGTTACGACGAAACTAAAATTGGAAAAAAAAAATAAGAATACCAGAAATCTTATTCTTGATGGTACGGATATTTTAATAAAAAAAATATTTATAGATGACTCGCTATTAGAAGAGAAATACTATAAACAGCGAAAAAATAACTTAAAAATTAAAAATATTGATAAAGATAATTTTTTATTAAAAATAGAAGGAATAATTAAACCGAAGCAAAATACTTCCCTTTTAGGAATGTATGAGAGCAATGGAATTATAACTACGCAATGTGAGGCAGAGGGATTTAGAAGAATAAGTTTCCACTCTGATAGGCCTGATATTCTCAGCAAATACACAGTGAGAATTGAGGCAGACAAGAGTGACTATCCTGTATTACTGTCAAATGGTAATGTCATAAAAGAAAATAATCTTACAAATAATAGACATGAAATAATTTGGGAAGACCCATATCCGAAACCCTCATATCTATTTGCATTGGTAGCAGGGAAACTTAATTGTGTAAAAGACAATTTCATAACAAAATCGAATAAAAAAGTTGAAATTAATATATACGTTGAGTACGGAGATGAAAAATATGTTCAACATGCAATAAGTTCCTTACAGAAATCAATGAGATGGGACGAAGACAAATATAATCTTGAATATGATTTGTCATTGTTCAATATAGTTGCCGTCAGGCACTTTAATATGGGAGCAATGGAAAATAAAAGTCTCAATATTTTCAACTCAAAACTAATAATCGCTAATTCTGAAACAACAACTGATGAAGAATTAGAAAGAATAGAGGGTGTGATCGCCCATGAATACTTCCATAATTGGACGGGTAATAGAGTGACTTGTAGGGATTGGTTTCAATTATCTCTAAAAGAGGGTTTAACAGTATTCAGAGATCAACAATTCACTGCAGACCTCCATAATCATGAAATCAAGAGGCTTGAGGATGCAAAATTTCTTAGAAGAAATCAATTTAGAGAGGATTCTGGTCCAACATCGCATCCTGTAATGCCAGAAAAATATCAAGAAATAGATAATTTCTATACGACCACGATCTACGAAAAAGGATCTGAAATAATTAGAATGCTTAATAAGCTTGTAAAAGATGAGAATTTCTATAAAGGATTTAGTAATTACATCTCAACATATGATGGTAAGGCTGCAACAATAGACCAATTTGTCGATAAAATTCTTGAGCACAATAAGGAAATCGATCCTAAAGAATTTAAAGTCTGGTATAAGCAAAATGGCACACCCAAAGTTAAAGTCAAGAGAATTTGGGATCAAACAGAAGAAAAACTTACAATTCAAGCCTCTCAAAGTAATCCAATAAAGAAGAACCCATATAATGATTTACCTTTAATAATTCCTATAAATCTGGCTATATTTTGCGGTAAAAATAAAATAATAGAAAAAACAGTAGTTTTAAAAACAAAAAAACAAGAATTTATTTTTAGGAATATAAGATCTGACCTCCAAATTCCTTTAGTAACTTATTTTCGCGAATTCTCTTCACCAGTTGACTGGGAATCAGACACTACCTTGGATGAAAAATTTTTAATCTTAAAATATGAAAAAGATTTTTTTACACTATCTAATACTGTAAAAGTATTTTATAAAAAAATTATTTTATGCAGATTAGATGAAAAACCAGATCATAAAATTGAAAATAAATTAATAAGCACCTTAATATCATTTATAAAAAATAAAGATATTAATTTATCTCTTTTATCAGAATTACTAAGTATACCCACATTTGCTGAAATTGAATCAGAGATGGAAATTATAGATCCTTTAAAAATATATAAAACTATTGATGAATTAAATTATTTATTCGGTACCAAATTAAAAAAAGAATTATATTTTAAGCTTCAAGAAATAGAGAAAAATCTAAATAAAGTTTGGCCAGAAGGTAAAAATGAAAGAAAACTAATCGAAAATATTTGGAAACTACTCTTACACAGCGATGACAAAGAAATTAAAAGCAAAATAATTAATTATGTCGATGGTAATTCGATGACTTTAGCAAAAGCTGCATTGAATTCTTTCAGTAGGATTAATTGTCCTGAAAGAAAAATTATTTCAAATATATTCTTCAATAAATGGAAAAACAATAGCGTCGTTTTGGATAGTTGGTTCTCATTCAATGCATCTATAGAAATTGATGAAAAAACAAGTAGCATTAAAAAATTATTTGAAAATAAGTTATTTGATTCAAAATCACCAAACACTTTAAGAGCTATCTTAAATACTTTCGTAACAAGAAATAGTACTTTCCATGCAATTGATGGTTCTGGTTATAAATATATTGCAAAAAAAGTAATTGACTTTGATAAATTAAATCCAATCGTAATTTCCCGTTTTGTGAAAGTATTTAGTAGATACAATTATTACTCAGAACCTTACAAAAGTAATATGATAGAAGCAATAAAGCATATTAAAAAAAATAAACTATCATCAAATACTAAAGAGGTATTAGATTCAATAATAGAGTAATTTATTTATGATATTCAACTAAATATAATAATAACAATTGTAAATATTAATAATAAAATAAATATAAGATACTTATTAATAAAAATATAATCAAATACATTTTCATTATTGTCTTTATTCCACTTTTTATTGACGTATTCATTAGTTATAAATTTATTAGGTCTGCCACAATATAAACATGTTGGAGAAGTTTTTAAAATTAAATTTTTACATTGAGGACACTTTTTTTTTTCCATAATCTAATTTTACTGAATAAAATTGAAATCAGAAGTAATAAATAAAATAAGTAATTTAAATTTAATTCATTATATTTTGAATAATTAAATATAATTGCAAAAAGAAAATTTAATCCAATTTATTTAGGAAAATTCAATATAATAAAATTAGTATTTAGTTTAAAATGTTTGGTATTGCTCTTGGAATGTCCCCTATTGAAAAAATCACTGTTGCAATATCTGCTTCAATTTTTATAATCGCTTTTACATGGGTTTCAATTAAGGGAGATTTAAGAAAACTTGCTAATGAACTAATTGAAGATGATGAAAATAGTAAGGATAATTAAAAAATCTTTGAACCTACTTTGTATGCAAACTAGGATAGTCAATAATATGCCTAATTTCTTTTAGGGAAGAGCCATAGATTTTCTCACCATTTAAGTGAACCCCAATCCATTTTTCCTTTTGATTAAAAAAACTACTTTTAGTAGTATCCCTATCGAGATAATCTTTATTATCCCAATTTAAAGTTATATCCCAACCTTTATAGTTTTCTATCATTAAGAAAGACTGAATATACTGAAATAATACCCAGAGAAACATATAAAAAAAACAAAGGAAATAAGTATTTTTTTCGTTATTTTTATTTAATATTTTTAGCACTGACTTTTATTTTACGAGCAGCTTCGTCTGCATTTTTTCTAGCCAAATTAATGTCAGAATTTGATGAGAGAACAACACCCATTCTTCTACCTTTTCTGGAAACTGGTTTACCAAATATAAGCACTTTAGTCTTTTCAACTTCTAATGCCTCTTTAAGTCCCTCATAATTAGGATTTATAAACTCTTGATTAGAAAGTATAACTCTGGTTGCAGAGGGTTCTATTAGACCTATATGCGGTATTGGTAAATTTAAAAAAGCCCTTAAATGTAATTCAAATTCATTAATATTTTGACTAACTAATGTAACCATGCCAGTGTCATGTGGTCTTGGAGATAACTCTGAAAAGATAACCTCACTTCCTTTTATAAAAAACTCTACTCCGTATAATCCAGCTCCATTAAGGTTATTTAATATTCTACTTGTCATTCTTTTAGCTTCAATTATTAAGGAGTCTTTGATCTCTATAGGTTGCCAACTACACTGATAGTCTCCATTAGATTGAAGATGTCCAATTGGTAAACAAAAAATATTTTCACCACTTTCTTTTCTTACAGTTAAAAGAGTAAACTCAAAATCAAAATTAATAAATTCTTCAATAATTACACCTTTAACCTTTCCTCTTGAATTTGCTTGCGACTGTTTCCAAGCATTTTGTAAATCATTTTTTGTTTCAACCAAACTCTGTCCCTTTCCTGAAGAACTCATTAAAGGCTTTAGTAAAAGCGGGAATCCAATTTCATCTGCTTTTTTTTCTAAATCATCAAATTCAAAAATATAATCAAACTTTGCAGTTTTTATTTTTAAATCTCTAGAAGCCAAGTTTCTGATTTTATCCCTATTCATTGTTATTTCTACAGTTCTGGCGTTTGGAACAATATTAAATCCTTCATCCTCTAGTTCTTTTAGAGCATCAATTGAAAGTGCTTCTATTTCTGGGACAACATAGTCAGGCTTAAATTCTTTTATGACATTTTTTAAAATATTTTTATCTCCCATATCAATTACTTTTGAATAATCAGCTACTTGCATTGCAGGTGCTTTCTCATATCGATCAATTGCAATAACTTCTAATCCTAATCTTTTGGATTCTATTACTAATTCTTTTCCAAGCTCACCACTACCAAGCAATAAAATTCTTTTTTTAGAAAAAATTGAATCTTTCATATTGAAAAAACTTATTCGTCATTACCAGAAGGTTGTGAGGATGCATCATCTGTAATTTTTTTGTCTTTAGAAAAACTAATTAAAAATTTTCTACCAAACCAATTTTGACTTCGCATGCTATTAGTTATTGATTTTGAAATTGCTATTAAAAAAAAGATTCCTATCATTGCCCAAATAATTCTTTCTAAAGCAATTGCAGGTGAAAAACCTTGACCAGAATTAATAATTTCAGTAAGTGGGTCTAAAGGGTCCAAATTTAAACTGATTAATAATACTAATTATAAAGGGTTAAATAAATGAAAAATTAAAACTTCTAAAAGAAATAACCATAACCAGCATATAAATTAAACACAATAAAGTCTATACAATGCTATCTTCAAAGGGTGATTTTTTTTAGACATGCAAGTTGACGTACAAAATACTACTGTTCTTTCCGCAGACGGATCATCCATAAAACTAGGTGAATATTCAGGGGAAGTAATTTTAGTTGTTAATGTAGCTAGTTATTGCGGAAATACTGCTCAGTATGAGGATCTTCAAAAGCTACATGATTTATATTCAAGCAAAGGACTAAGAATACTTGCATTCCCTTGTAATGATTTCGGAAAACAAGAACCCGACTCTCTTTCTGAAATAAAAGATTTTTGCACAACAAAATATGGAGTTAAGTTTGAAATCTATGAAAAAGTTCATGCAAAAGGCAAGACCACAGAACCATACACAACCCTTAACAAAGTTGAACCTGAGGGAGATGTTGAATGGAATTTCGAGAAGTTTCTGATAGGTAAAGATAGTAAAGTAATTGCAAGATTTAAGCCAGGTGTTAAACCATTTGACGAAAACTTAATAGCAGCTATCGAAGTAGCTTTAGATTCATAACAACCTTCTTATAATTCAAATTAAAATATTAAAAATAAAGACCCTTTATATTTAATAAAAAAAA
It includes:
- a CDS encoding glutathione peroxidase, with the protein product MQVDVQNTTVLSADGSSIKLGEYSGEVILVVNVASYCGNTAQYEDLQKLHDLYSSKGLRILAFPCNDFGKQEPDSLSEIKDFCTTKYGVKFEIYEKVHAKGKTTEPYTTLNKVEPEGDVEWNFEKFLIGKDSKVIARFKPGVKPFDENLIAAIEVALDS